GCCGAGGCCCGCGAGCAGCCGTCCGTCCTCGAAGGCGCCGAAATACGCGCCGTGTCCGGCCTCCCCGGCAGCGCGCAGGGCGGCGAGCTTGCGTCCGGCAAAGACCCGGTAACTCGCCCCCTCGTGCGGTTGAGCGTCGGCGGCGTTGACGGCGAGGCGCAGGTCGAGCGCGGCTTCCCAGTCGGCATCCGAGGTGAGGGGGCAGAGGGTGACGCCGGGCGGGAGTGGGCGGTGTGGGGTGGTCTCCGAGGCGGTCAGGACGGTGTTTTTCCCAAGGGTGAAGCCCGCCGCCACGAACTCGGAGGCGGCGCGGTCATCCAGAGTTCCGTCGGTCGTGTCCACGCCGAAGGTCACGTGCCGGGCGTGCGGGTGCGCCTCCTTGAAGCGGGCGAGCCACGTGTCCAGGCTGCCGGGCTGGGGCGGCGCAT
This genomic interval from Deinococcus aestuarii contains the following:
- a CDS encoding GNAT family N-acetyltransferase; protein product: MTRPLRSLGYHTDLALLRLEGSQLEEADGYTIVRTPGNPTFWWGNFLLLDAPPQPGSLDTWLARFKEAHPHARHVTFGVDTTDGTLDDRAASEFVAAGFTLGKNTVLTASETTPHRPLPPGVTLCPLTSDADWEAALDLRLAVNAADAQPHEGASYRVFAGRKLAALRAAGEAGHGAYFGAFEDGRLLAGLGVYDAGEGVARYQNVETHPGARSRGLAGNLVHFAGEWARESLAARTLVIVADPESHAQRLYERVGFRRAHVQLGLERPPARP